One Littorina saxatilis isolate snail1 linkage group LG1, US_GU_Lsax_2.0, whole genome shotgun sequence genomic window carries:
- the LOC138958696 gene encoding uncharacterized protein, with protein sequence MGIPLSRCSKPAKVKPAATEPEQSSIGLSLQPPADQQEYARSRPSLTERQEELLLESWKILREDMQRTGAMSFLGLFEAHPEQFQLFNKFRKMDPQSIGHTTAFHEHVLIVMRTIHKVFTWLREQDKVVLLLHDIGDIHREVGVSRRDFLLFIPFFLNSIKPALQPWTLELEQAWTTYMRLLSHVICERMHP encoded by the coding sequence ATGGGAATACCTCTGTCTCGATGCTCGAAGCCAGCGAAGGTGAAACCTGCGGCAACTGAACCCGAACAATCTAGTATAGGCCTATCTTTGCAGCCCCCGGCCGACCAACAGGAGTACGCTCGCAGCCGCCCCAGCTTGACGGAACGACAGGAGGAGCTGCTGTTGGAGTCGTGGAAGATACTGCGAGAGGACATGCAGAGGACAGGCGCGATGAGCTTCCTCGGTCTCTTCGAGGCGCACCCGGAGCAGTTCCAGTTATTCAACAAGTTCCGGAAGATGGATCCTCAGTCCATCGGCCACACTACCGCCTTCCACGAGCACGTGTTGATCGTGATGAGGACTATTCACAAGGTCTTTACGTGGCTGAGGGAGCAAGACAAAGTGGTGCTGCTGCTTCATGACATCGGAGACATCCACCGGGAAGTCGGGGTAAGCAGGCGGGACTTCCTGTTGTTCATCCCGTTCTTCCTCAACAGCATCAAGCCGGCGCTCCAGCCATGGACGCTGGAACTGGAGCAGGCGTGGACCACGTACATGCGACTGTTGTCGCACGTGATCTGTGAGAGGATGCACCCATGA